The following proteins are encoded in a genomic region of Gossypium hirsutum isolate 1008001.06 chromosome D05, Gossypium_hirsutum_v2.1, whole genome shotgun sequence:
- the LOC107906114 gene encoding inorganic pyrophosphatase 2 isoform X2, whose protein sequence is MAAAGIVVIFDFDKTIIDCDSDNWVVDELGATELFNQLLPTMPWNSLMARLWFLDRMMKELHSQGIRIEDIATVLKRSPIHPRIIEAIKSAHALGCDLKIVSDANTFFIETILEHHGLKECFSEINTNPGFVDEQGRLRIFPHDDFTKSSHGCQHSSCPPNMCKGIVIERIQASLSMEDQKKTIIYLGDGLGDFCPTLKLGDGDYVMPRKGFPVWDLICNNRKLVNAEICEWSDGEEFENVLFHLISRIISIDRNNTSAKMGQLYSVDCKLETMPLPVATGHEAFPQALPVLH, encoded by the exons ATGGCAGCTGCAGGCATAGTTGTGATCTTCGATTTTGATAAAACGATCATCGATTGTGATAGCGATAACTGGGTGGTTGATGAGTTGGGCGCCACTGAATTGTTCAATCAACTTCTTCCCACCATGCCCTGGAATTCTCTGATGGCCCGTCTTTGGTTTCTG GATCGAATGATGAAAGAACTTCATTCCCAAGGTATAAGAATTGAGGATATTGCGACTGTTCTGAAAAGATCACCAATACATCCCCGAATCATCGAAGCTATTAAATCGGCTCATGCTTTAGG ATGTGATTTGAAGATTGTGAGCGACGCAAACACTTTCTTCATTGAGACAATCTTGGAGCATCACGGCCTGAAGGAATGCTTTTCGGAGATCAATACGAACCCTGGGTTTGTCGATGAACAAGGCAGGCTGAGGATCTTCCCTCACGATGATTTCACCAAATCTTCTCATGGATGTCAACATTCCAGCTGCCCTCCCAATATGTGCAag GGTATCGTGATTGAAAGGATCCAAGCATCTCTGTCCATGGAGGATCAAAAGAAAACAATAATCTACCTTGGGGATGGGCTTGGTGATTTCTGCCCAACTTTGAAGCTTGGTGATGGAGACTATGTGATGCCAAGGAAGGGTTTTCCAGTTTGGGACTTGATTTGCAATAACAGGAAGCTAGTTAATGCAGAAATATGCGAATGGAGCGACGGGGAGGAGTTCGAAAATGTATTATTCCACCTTATTAGCCGGATTATTTCCATTGACAGAAACAACACTAGTGCCAAAATGGGTCAGCTCTATTCAGTTGATTGCAAACTAGAAACGATGCCGTTGCCTGTCGCCACCGGCCATGAGGCCTTCCCCCAGGCCCTTCCCGTTCTTCATTAG
- the LOC107906114 gene encoding inorganic pyrophosphatase 2 isoform X1, with protein sequence MAAAGIVVIFDFDKTIIDCDSDNWVVDELGATELFNQLLPTMPWNSLMARLWFLVFHDRMMKELHSQGIRIEDIATVLKRSPIHPRIIEAIKSAHALGCDLKIVSDANTFFIETILEHHGLKECFSEINTNPGFVDEQGRLRIFPHDDFTKSSHGCQHSSCPPNMCKGIVIERIQASLSMEDQKKTIIYLGDGLGDFCPTLKLGDGDYVMPRKGFPVWDLICNNRKLVNAEICEWSDGEEFENVLFHLISRIISIDRNNTSAKMGQLYSVDCKLETMPLPVATGHEAFPQALPVLH encoded by the exons ATGGCAGCTGCAGGCATAGTTGTGATCTTCGATTTTGATAAAACGATCATCGATTGTGATAGCGATAACTGGGTGGTTGATGAGTTGGGCGCCACTGAATTGTTCAATCAACTTCTTCCCACCATGCCCTGGAATTCTCTGATGGCCCGTCTTTGGTTTCTGGTTTTTCAT GATCGAATGATGAAAGAACTTCATTCCCAAGGTATAAGAATTGAGGATATTGCGACTGTTCTGAAAAGATCACCAATACATCCCCGAATCATCGAAGCTATTAAATCGGCTCATGCTTTAGG ATGTGATTTGAAGATTGTGAGCGACGCAAACACTTTCTTCATTGAGACAATCTTGGAGCATCACGGCCTGAAGGAATGCTTTTCGGAGATCAATACGAACCCTGGGTTTGTCGATGAACAAGGCAGGCTGAGGATCTTCCCTCACGATGATTTCACCAAATCTTCTCATGGATGTCAACATTCCAGCTGCCCTCCCAATATGTGCAag GGTATCGTGATTGAAAGGATCCAAGCATCTCTGTCCATGGAGGATCAAAAGAAAACAATAATCTACCTTGGGGATGGGCTTGGTGATTTCTGCCCAACTTTGAAGCTTGGTGATGGAGACTATGTGATGCCAAGGAAGGGTTTTCCAGTTTGGGACTTGATTTGCAATAACAGGAAGCTAGTTAATGCAGAAATATGCGAATGGAGCGACGGGGAGGAGTTCGAAAATGTATTATTCCACCTTATTAGCCGGATTATTTCCATTGACAGAAACAACACTAGTGCCAAAATGGGTCAGCTCTATTCAGTTGATTGCAAACTAGAAACGATGCCGTTGCCTGTCGCCACCGGCCATGAGGCCTTCCCCCAGGCCCTTCCCGTTCTTCATTAG